The following proteins come from a genomic window of Salvia hispanica cultivar TCC Black 2014 chromosome 4, UniMelb_Shisp_WGS_1.0, whole genome shotgun sequence:
- the LOC125221039 gene encoding receptor-like protein 6: protein MSFNPKGLTYDSSASTKLVHWNESVDLCQWEGLKCNSNSRVSGLDLSGESISAGIDDTNTLFKLTHLQSLSLGSTQNGFDSVELSSQFGRLIKLRYLNLSNSGFSSQIPLSSSNLTRLVVLDLSNKYYSSLTLENPDLGRLVRNLTSLRELYLDIVKISADGNDWSSTLSSHLPNLRVLSLSDAHLPGPPGSSLLKLQSLSVIRLDGNAFSSPFSSFFADFSNLKVFSISYLNLNVLNLGSNRLRGEIGHESLWKGLDNLEFLDFSENLLQGELPLSLLALPQLKTLLLFNNTFSGSTKVSTNTSSPLEYADLSNNALEGSIPQIFFQMQNLYSLSLSSNKLSGSLRLSDFSKLTNLASLDLPHNKLSIHVEERVQLSKLFPLLETLMLASCNLYKILNLQNHHMLDTLFIVTLILNQAL, encoded by the exons ATGTCATTTAATCC AAAAGGCCTAACATATGATTCCTCAGCCTCAACAAAGCTCGTCCACTGGAACGAATCCGTGGACTTATGCCAATGGGAAGGCCTAAAATGCAATTCCAATAGTCGCGTTTCAGGTCTTGATCTAAGTGGTGAATCAATCTCCGCTGGGATCGACGACACCAACACCCTGTTCAAGCTCACACATCTGCAGAGCTTGAGCTTGGGCTCGACACAAAACGGCTTTGATTCTGTAGAGTTGTCATCTCAGTTCGGACGCCTCATCAAGCTAAGGTATCTGAACCTCAGCAACTCTGGCTTCTCAAGCCAGATTCCTCTGAGTTCATCAAACTTGACGAGGTTAGTTGTGCTTGATCTCTCCAACAAATACTACTCATCTCTTACTCTTGAGAATCCCGATCTTGGAAGACTGGTTCGAAACCTTACGAGCCTGAGAGAGCTTTATCTTGACATAGTGAAGATTTCTGCAGATGGGAATGACTGGAGCAGTACTCTATCATCACATCTCCCAAATTTGAGAGTTCTGAGCTTGTCTGATGCACATCTCCCAGGCCCTCCTGGCTCTTCCTTGCTAAAACTGCAATCGCTTTCAGTTATTCGTCTTGATGGAAACGCCTTCTCTTCTCCTTTTTCCTCATTTTTCGCGGATTTCTCTAATCTGAAAGTATTCTCCATAAGCTATCTG AATCTTAATGTGTTGAATCTTGGTAGCAACAGATTAAGAGGAGAAATTGGTCATGAATCTCTCTGGAAAGGCCTTGACAATCTAGAGTTTCTTGATTTCAGTGAGAATTTATTACAAGGTGAATTGCCACTATCCTTGTTGGCTTTGCCACAGCTCAAAACACTACTTCTCTTCAACAATACCTTTTCTGGTTCAACCAAAGTCTCAACAAACACTTCATCTCCCCTAGAATATGCTGACTTAAGCAACAATGCTCTAGAAGGTTCCATACCTCAGATCTTCTTCCAGATGCAGAATCTTTATAGCCTCTCCCTTTCTTCAAACAAACTCAGTGGCTCGCTACGCCTCTCGGATTTCAGCAAGCTGACAAATCTTGCGAGCTTAGATCTTCCCCACAACAAACTGTCCATACATGTTGAAGAAAGAGTGCAACTGTCTAAATTGTTTCCGCTGTTAGAAACTCTGATGCTAGCATCTTGCAACCTCTACAAGATCCTGAATCTGCAAAACCACCATATGCTTGACACGCTCTTTATCGTCACACTTATTTTGAATCAAGCCCTTTGA
- the LOC125222858 gene encoding BAG family molecular chaperone regulator 4-like isoform X2, protein MMEGLNSNSTNAAIGLKLKSETGSDIYNITVSHGPNQLQVAVPSNSTFGDLKSLVAQEVGLKPETLKLLFRGKEKEDDDHLHEAGVKDGSKVLAVEDTISVQKIPEEVETVVVSRGDGAVAKVREEVDKLADQVAALQAVVDGGTKVDDKGFLYLTEMLMRQLLKLDGIEAEGEGRVKRKMEVRRVQSLVETVDTLKSRNANHDINNNSTTASDTTQCETFEHGTESASTESSEPSSNGIIPSDPLHAPAPVPESTCASVMSSSNTPVPVSFPDSTPVPSSSPSCLPSPTKDGDL, encoded by the exons ATGATGGAGGGTTTAAATTCGAACTCTACAAATGCTGCAATCGGGCTGAAATTGAAGTCCGAGACTGGCTCAGACATTTACAACATCACAGTCTCTCACGGTCCCAACCAACTTCAAGTTGCCGTGCCCTCTAATTCCACTTTTG GTGATCTCAAATCGTTAGTTGCTCAAGAAGTTGGACTGAAACCAGAGACCTTAAAGCTCTTGTTCAGAGGTAAAGAGAAGGAAGATGATGATCATCTCCACGAAGCTGGTGTAAAGGATGGTTCCAAAGTTTTGGCTGTGGAGGACACGATTTCCGTGCAGAAAATCCCTGAAGAAGTGGAAACCGTTGTGGTCTCTCGAGGAGATGGAGCTGTTGCTAAAGTCAGGGAAGAGGTTGACAAGCTCGCTGATCAG GTAGCCGCTTTACAAGCTGTTGTTGATGGTGGAACGAAGGTTGATGACAAgggttttctttatttgactGAGATGCTCATGAGGCAGTTGCTCAAATTGGATGGCATTGAAGCTGAAGGGGAGGGAAGAGTCAAGAGAAAGATGGAG GTACGTCGGGTGCAGAGCCTTGTCGAAACAGTGGATACACTCAAGTCAAGAAACGCTAATCACGATATCaacaataatagtactactgcATCTGACACAACTCAATGTGAGACTTTTGAGCATGGAACTGAAAGTGCAAGCACCGAGTCCAGTGAACCATCTTCAAACGGCATTATTCCATCGGACCCTCTCCACGCGCCTGCCCCTGTCCCTGAATCTACCTGTGCCTCAGTGATGTCTTCTTCTAATACACCAGTTCCGGTTTCCTTTCCCGACTCTACCCCTGTGCCGTCTTCTTCCCCTTCCTGCTTGCCATCTCCTACTAAG GATGGAGACCTTTGA
- the LOC125222858 gene encoding BAG family molecular chaperone regulator 4-like isoform X1: MMEGLNSNSTNAAIGLKLKSETGSDIYNITVSHGPNQLQVAVPSNSTFGDLKSLVAQEVGLKPETLKLLFRGKEKEDDDHLHEAGVKDGSKVLAVEDTISVQKIPEEVETVVVSRGDGAVAKVREEVDKLADQVAALQAVVDGGTKVDDKGFLYLTEMLMRQLLKLDGIEAEGEGRVKRKMEVRRVQSLVETVDTLKSRNANHDINNNSTTASDTTQCETFEHGTESASTESSEPSSNGIIPSDPLHAPAPVPESTCASVMSSSNTPVPVSFPDSTPVPSSSPSCLPSPTKEWLKSTAVH, encoded by the exons ATGATGGAGGGTTTAAATTCGAACTCTACAAATGCTGCAATCGGGCTGAAATTGAAGTCCGAGACTGGCTCAGACATTTACAACATCACAGTCTCTCACGGTCCCAACCAACTTCAAGTTGCCGTGCCCTCTAATTCCACTTTTG GTGATCTCAAATCGTTAGTTGCTCAAGAAGTTGGACTGAAACCAGAGACCTTAAAGCTCTTGTTCAGAGGTAAAGAGAAGGAAGATGATGATCATCTCCACGAAGCTGGTGTAAAGGATGGTTCCAAAGTTTTGGCTGTGGAGGACACGATTTCCGTGCAGAAAATCCCTGAAGAAGTGGAAACCGTTGTGGTCTCTCGAGGAGATGGAGCTGTTGCTAAAGTCAGGGAAGAGGTTGACAAGCTCGCTGATCAG GTAGCCGCTTTACAAGCTGTTGTTGATGGTGGAACGAAGGTTGATGACAAgggttttctttatttgactGAGATGCTCATGAGGCAGTTGCTCAAATTGGATGGCATTGAAGCTGAAGGGGAGGGAAGAGTCAAGAGAAAGATGGAG GTACGTCGGGTGCAGAGCCTTGTCGAAACAGTGGATACACTCAAGTCAAGAAACGCTAATCACGATATCaacaataatagtactactgcATCTGACACAACTCAATGTGAGACTTTTGAGCATGGAACTGAAAGTGCAAGCACCGAGTCCAGTGAACCATCTTCAAACGGCATTATTCCATCGGACCCTCTCCACGCGCCTGCCCCTGTCCCTGAATCTACCTGTGCCTCAGTGATGTCTTCTTCTAATACACCAGTTCCGGTTTCCTTTCCCGACTCTACCCCTGTGCCGTCTTCTTCCCCTTCCTGCTTGCCATCTCCTACTAAG GAGTGGTTAAAGTCCACTGCAGTTCACTAA
- the LOC125222859 gene encoding nudix hydrolase 15, mitochondrial-like yields MDSSQSDDPITENSPTNKLELGSFTPSPSMMTKEMRKKRAAVLICIFKGTEGELRVILTRRSMKLSSHPGDVALPGGKMDECDVDDSATALREAMEEIGLDPNLVRVVANLEPFISSNLLRVVPVVGVLSRVEDFKPVLNSDEVDAIFDAPLAMFLEEEGRHKCLEKEWEGWKYACHMFEFESEQGNFVVGGLTASILIHAASIIYQRSPSFDQNLQDFSELQWTLTTPK; encoded by the exons ATGGATAGCTCCCAAAGTGATGATCCCATCACGGAAAACAGCCCAACCAACAAACTCGAACTCGGCTCGTTTACTCCGAGCCCTTCCATGATGACTAAGGAAATGAGGAAGAAACGAGCCGCGGTTCTGATATGCATTTTTAAAGGGACAGAAGGCGAGCTCCGCGTGATTCTTACTAGACGATCGATGAAGCTGTCGTCTCATCCAG GAGATGTAGCATTGCCCGGTGGAAAGATGGACGAATGTGACGTTGATGACTCTGCAACTGCTCTCAGAGAAGCCATGGAGGAAATTGGTTTGGATCCGAATCTTGTCCGGGTCGTGGCCAATTTAGAGCCATTCATTTCATCG AATTTACTAAGGGTGGTGCCGGTCGTAGGGGTGCTATCGAGAGTGGAAGATTTCAAGCCGGTGCTTAATTCAGATGAAGTTGATGCTATATTTGACGCACCATTAGCAATGTTTCTCGAG GAAGAAGGGCGCCACAAGTGCTTGGAGAAGGAATGGGAAGGCTGGAAATATGCTTGCCACATGTTCGAGTTCGAATCCGAGCAGGGCAATTTCGTGGTCGGAGGATTGACTGCAAGCATTCTAATTCATGCAGCTTCGATTATCTATCAAAGGTCTCCATCCTTCGATCAAAACCTTCAAGATTTTAGTGAACTGCAGTGGACTTTAACCACTCCTAAATGA
- the LOC125219948 gene encoding two-component response regulator ARR18-like, whose product MEISEKESTETSPCEILDESEEQNESYEAKDGGSSSNSTVEESGKKPPVRPYVRSKMPRLRWTPELHLRFVHAVERLGGQDRATPKLVLQLMGIKGLNIAHVKSHLQMYRSKKTDESNQGLKFMEGVDRNVFNLSQLPLLPSFNQRMNSNLRYGDPTWMHNSRTITRQGFYTETFLSNHYTRPTNLNPLSPRFPSLNRGQNEEHEQGLLHKQELWLGQSRQNPIEIDSFKLQKFQQKSHEREKLGLGKRKASDAELDLNLSLGLESGNGDDDDEEEEEDDDGDNKELGLSLNTVPEASKDVMRKKIKGDFANVGDEKAIGASTLDLTL is encoded by the exons atggaaattagtgAAAAGGAATCTACGGAAACAAGCCCTTGTGAGATACTAGATGAGAGCGAAGAGCAAAACGAGAGCTATGAGGCGAAAGATGGAGGGAGCTCGAGCAACAGCACGGTGGAAGAGAGTGGCAAGAAGCCGCCGGTGAGGCCTTATGTCCGATCAAAGATGCCGAGGCTGCGATGGACGCCCGAGCTCCATCTCCGCTTTGTTCACGCAGTGGAAAGACTCGGAGGCCAAGATA GAGCTACCCCCAAATTAGTGCTTCAATTGATGGGAATTAAAGGGCTGAATATTGCTCATGTCAAGAGCCATTTGCAG ATGTATAGAAGCAAAAAGACAGATGAATCCAACCAAG GGCTAAAATTCATGGAAGGTGTAGATCGGAATGTATTCAATCTAAGCCAACTCCCTCTTCTTCCAAGCTTTAATCAAAGGATGAATTCCAACCTCAG GTATGGAGATCCCACATGGATGCACAACTCAAGAACCATAACAAGACAAGGATTCTACACAGAAACATTCTTGAGCAACCATTACACTAGGCCAACGAATCTCAATCCTCTCAGCCCTAGATTCCCTTCTCTCAACCGAGGGCAAAACGAGGAGCACGAACAAGGGCTACTGCATAAGCAAGAACTCTGGCTTGGTCAATCCAGACAAAACCCTATCGAGATAGACTCATTCAAGCTgcaaaaatttcaacaaaaaagcCACGAAAGAGAGAAATTAGGGCTTGGTAAGAGAAAAGCATCGGATGCTGAGCTCGATCTTAACTTGTCGCTAGGGCTCGAATCAGGAAAcggtgatgatgatgacgaagaagaagaagaagatgatgatggtgaTAACAAAGAATTAGGGCTATCGCTCAACACGGTTCCGGAAGCTTCCAAGGATgtgatgaggaagaagataAAGGGTGATTTTGCAAATGTTGGTGATGAGAAAGCAATAGGGGCGAGTACTCTGGATCTGACTCTATGA
- the LOC125221038 gene encoding receptor-like protein Cf-9 homolog, with product MRFRMFESALLILLLLSTSDRGFVSGQSEKNLLLQFRNSLTYDSSVSTKLVHWNESVDFCHWEGLKCDSNSRVSGLDLSSESISAGINDTSTLFKLSHLQSLSLAHNSFDSVEFPSQFGRLTELRYLNLSNSGFSGQIPLSLSNLTRLVVLDLSNKYYSSLTLENSDLGRLVRNLTSLRELYLDMVKISADGNDWSTALSSHLPNLRVLSLSDAQLPGPPGSTLIKLQSLSVIRLDGNSFSSPFPSFFADFPNLKVLTISSCDLSGVVPRKLFQLKSLQTIDLSNNRDLEGSFLEFPVDGSLEKLMLSYTKFSGNLPESIGNLRKLSNLDVRSNRFSGPIPSTIKNLKLLVYLDLSQNKFSGNVPSFAFLKNLNVLNLYSNGLTGEIGDDSLWKGLDNLEFLDLSVNSLQGELPPSLFALPQLKSLHLSHNTFSGSSKLSINTSSPLEVVDLSNNALQGSIPQIFFQLQNLLSLSLASNKLSGSLRLSDFSKLTNLVSLDLSYNKLSVHVEERVQLAKLFPRLETLMLASCNLHKIPNLQNQSSLMMLDLSHNELEGEIPSWLWRVGDDGFLFRFLNLSHNRLSHLQQPYKMRGLDFLDLHSNLLSGEIPKPPPSAAYVDFSSNSFTSIIPEIGNILKRVMTFSAADNKLVGRIPPSLWNATGLQVLNLSRNALSGHIPSAVGNLARLQSLDLSFNALDGEIPGELARLTFLSFLNVSYNHLVGKIPLQKFPESSYVGNEGLCGQPLNVSCDGRGREMHYVLLD from the coding sequence ATGAGATTTCGAATGTTTGAATCTGCTTTATTGATTCTACTGCTTCTCTCGACCTCAGATCGTGGATTTGTCTCAGGCCAGTCGGAGAAAAATTTGCTTCTCCAGTTCAGAAACAGCCTAACATATGATTCCTCAGTCTCAACAAAGCTCGTGCACTGGAACGAATCCGTGGACTTCTGCCATTGGGAAGGACTGAAATGCGACTCCAATAGTCGCGTTTCAGGTCTCGATCTCAGCAGTGAATCAATCTCCGCTGGGATCAACGACACCAGCACCTTGTTCAAGCTCTCACATCTGCAGAGCTTGAGCTTGGCACATAACAGCTTTGATTCTGTCGAGTTTCCATCTCAGTTTGGACGCCTCACTGAGCTAAGGTATCTTAACCTCAGCAACTCCGGCTTCTCAGGCCAGATTCCTCTGAGTTTATCAAACTTGACGAGGTTAGTTGTGCTTGATCTCTCCAACAAATACTACTCATCTCTTACTCTTGAGAATTCCGATCTTGGAAGACTGGTTCGAAACCTCACGAGCCTGAGAGAGCTTTATCTTGATATGGTGAAGATTTCTGCAGATGGGAATGACTGGAGCACTGCTCTATCATCACATCTCCCAAATTTGAGAGTTCTGAGCTTGTCTGATGCACAGCTCCCTGGCCCTCCTGGTTCTACCTTGATAAAACTGCAATCGCTTTCAGTTATTCGTCTTGATGGAAACTCATTCTCTTCTCCCTTTCCCTCGTTTTTCGCGGATTTCCCCAATCTGAAAGTGCTCACCATAAGCTCATGTGACTTATCTGGTGTGGTTCCTAGAAAACTTTTCCAATTAAAGAGTCTGCAAACAATCGACTTGAGTAACAATCGTGATCTTGAGGGCTCGTTCCTTGAGTTTCCCGTCGATGGATCTCTTGAAAAATTGATGCTGAGTTACACTAAATTTTCAGGAAATTTACCAGAGTCTATAGGCAATCTTAGAAAACTGTCAAATCTTGATGTTAGAAGTAACAGATTTTCAGGGCCAATTCCAAGTACAATCAAGAACCTTAAATTGCTTGTCTATTTGGACCTCTCCCAAAACAAATTTTCTGGTAATGTCCCTTCCTTTGCTTTCTTGAAGAATCTTAATGTGTTGAATCTTTATAGCAATGGATTAACCGGAGAAATTGGTGATGACTCCCTCTGGAAAGGCCTTGACAATCTAGAGTTTCTTGATTTGAGTGTGAATTCATTACAAGGTGAATTGCCACCATCTTTGTTTGCTCTGCCACAGCTCAAATCACTACATCTCTCCCACAATACCTTTTCTGGTTCATCCAAACTCTCAATAAACACTTCATCTCCCCTAGAAGTTGTTGACTTAAGCAACAATGCTCTACAAGGTTCCATACCTCAGATCTTCTTCCAGTTGCAGAATCTCTTGAGCCTCTCCCTTGCTTCAAACAAACTCAGTGGCTCGCTACGCCTCTCGGATTTCAGCAAGCTGACAAATCTTGTGAGCTTAGACCTTTCCTACAACAAACTGTCTGTACATGTTGAAGAAAGAGTGCAACTGGCTAAACTGTTTCCGCGGTTAGAGACTCTGATGCTAGCATCTTGCAACCTCCACAAGATCCCGAATCTGCAAAACCAATCCTCTCTGATGATGCTTGATCTCTCCCACAACGAGTTAGAAGGCGAGATCCCTAGCTGGCTGTGGAGAGTTGGGGATGATGGATTCCTGTTCCGTTTCTTGAATCTGTCTCACAACAGACTCAGTCACCTCCAACAACCTTACAAAATGCGAGGACTCGATTTCCTTGATCTGCATTCTAACCTTCTCAGTGGGGAGATTCCAAAGCCACCGCCCTCAGCTGCATACGTGGATTTCTCGAGCAATAGCTTCACATCTATTATCCCGGAAATCGGGAACATCCTTAAAAGGGTCATGACTTTCTCTGCAGCAGACAATAAGCTGGTGGGAAGGATCCCGCCTTCGCTCTGGAATGCCACCGGGCTTCAAGTGCTCAACTTATCGCGCAATGCTCTGTCTGGCCATATCCCATCTGCGGTTGGGAATCTGGCCAGGCTGCAATCGTTAGACCTCTCGTTCAACGCCCTGGATGGGGAGATTCCGGGAGAGCTTGCAAGACTCACATTCCTTTCATTCTTGAATGTGTCATACAATCATCTTGTCGGGAAGATACCCCTGCAGAAGTTTCCAGAAAGTTCGTACGTTGGAAACGAGGGGCTGTGTGGGCAGCCTCTTAACGTATCTTGCGACGGGCGTGGCAGAGAGATGCACTATGTCTTGTTGGACTAG